In the Leptospira wolffii serovar Khorat str. Khorat-H2 genome, TATCTCGGAACTTCCCGTCATAGATTCTCGTTCAATAAATACAATGAAAGAATAGAAAGCTCCGGCTTGCAACTTCCCCCCGGACTGAAGGAAGAGTTGGAAAGCTATTTGGATCAAGGAGAAGGGGAGTCCCCTTCTTCTCCCATTTCCGCCCATTACGGTGACTGACCCGCGGTCTCGGAAGATATATACACGGAATGAGAACCTTTTAACGACAATCCGGATTGTCCGGATTAAGGTCTTATAATATTCTGACGCGAACGGGAATATCGGAGTTTTGGATTGATGGAAGACTCAGAACAGATCAAAAGATGGGAAGATAGGATCAAAGCTTCCGCGTGGGTGGGATTCGGCTCGGCGGCACTGACGGCCGTGGCCAGCATCGTTAGTATTTTCGTAGAATCTCTCCGATCCATAGGGATGGACCCTTGGTCTCTTGTCGACGCGGCTCTTATGGCTGCGGTAAGTTACGGGACTCTTCGCAAGAACTATTTGGCGGCTTTCGGACAAGTAGCTCTGGCGCTCCTGACTAGAATCATTTTACTGATTGAAGGAACTAGATCGATAGGCGTCGTCATAGGCGGATTCGTATTTATCGCCCTTTACCTCGTCGGAGCGATCGCCGCTTATAATCTGCATCGATACAATCGGGAGAAGAGAGCGGAGGCTGGAATTCCGGAAGAAAGAAAGAGTGTAGGATTCTATATTCTCTCCGTATTCGGTTCCTTGTTTATATTGGGCTTTCTTTTCTTGGTCTGGGTCGGAGTAGTGGGGCCCGAAATAGAAGTAGTTTCCGGAAATATGCTGAAATCCAAATATTTGGATTTCGTAAAGGAAAAGAATCTGATCGGTAAGAATGAGAAGATCATCTATTGGTATTCCGACGCATTCATCGATTTTAAGGAAAGCTTCTCCTTCTTTACGGATAAAAAACTGGTGATTTATCAAGCGGAACTCGCGGAGAATCCCGCAATCGTGGTTCCTTATTCTAAAATCGAAGATATGGAATTGGATTTGGATTCTTCTCGTGTGTTTGTATATCTAAAAAACGAAGAATCGGAAGTGTATTTTCCCGTGCCCTCCTCGGAGGACGAAGCTAGAAAATTCTACGACGGTCTCGAGAAAGAATGGAAGAAGAGATAACGGATATTAGGCTCCGGCTATATCTCTTTAAGCGGTTTTTGTTTTTTCGGTAGCCTGGACCGGATCCGAAAGATGGCGAATGTCCATACCGGTATTCAATCGAACCAATTCTTCGGCGATATTGACCGCATAGTCTCCCGCTCTTTCGATTCCTAAAATTATACGATATAGGTCCGCAAATTGATTCTTATCCAGTCTCGGATCCATTACGAATTTCAAAAAGGCACCGTTACATAGATTGTTCAATTCTTCTTCTACCGTATGAACGGATCCGTAAAAGCGATTCTTTTCCTCAACTAAGGATTCAACCGCCATTCCCACTAAAGTTACGACTCGGGAGAGCATCTTGTCCAAGATCTCTTCTTGACGGAAGAAACCCTTGGGCAATAGACCT is a window encoding:
- a CDS encoding PH domain-containing protein, with translation MEDSEQIKRWEDRIKASAWVGFGSAALTAVASIVSIFVESLRSIGMDPWSLVDAALMAAVSYGTLRKNYLAAFGQVALALLTRIILLIEGTRSIGVVIGGFVFIALYLVGAIAAYNLHRYNREKRAEAGIPEERKSVGFYILSVFGSLFILGFLFLVWVGVVGPEIEVVSGNMLKSKYLDFVKEKNLIGKNEKIIYWYSDAFIDFKESFSFFTDKKLVIYQAELAENPAIVVPYSKIEDMELDLDSSRVFVYLKNEESEVYFPVPSSEDEARKFYDGLEKEWKKR
- a CDS encoding phosphate signaling complex PhoU family protein, which encodes MAAKFDYLRKNLYAMAELCLEQILILDDAIEQENPDLAKQVIERDDLIDSLEKQNDNLSQNAILEAIANRNLLGMDQIDGEVVLKKDPLRFALSAIRINRSLERMGDQIVNCATCYRRGLLPKGFFRQEEILDKMLSRVVTLVGMAVESLVEEKNRFYGSVHTVEEELNNLCNGAFLKFVMDPRLDKNQFADLYRIILGIERAGDYAVNIAEELVRLNTGMDIRHLSDPVQATEKTKTA